The following is a genomic window from Elaeis guineensis isolate ETL-2024a chromosome 10, EG11, whole genome shotgun sequence.
AGGTTTTAACATTGAGGCCTGATGAATCTCTTGAAGGTTGCATGACTTGCTTCTGCCCGTGCATCACGTTCGGCCGGATCGCAGAGATTGTGGACCAAGGAGCAACTTGTAAGTCCTCTTTAGTGTTATTTTTGAGTCATGCATGTTTGTTAAATAATGGAGTATGAACCTTTAGCTACCACTTAATTTTATGTTGCTATGATAGCTAAGATCAAGGCACACATAAGGTGTACATGATTTATTTTGTGAGATAACTACAAGGTAGGATTTGTAGGCCCAGCAAAAGCAAGCTTTAATAAGGTTCATTATAGGTattaaatctaagaatattgaTATACCCGTGCAATTAATTGCTGAGATCTAGTGCAGAAAATGAGCACCTGCTTATATCAAAAATCTCAAGTCAAGGGCTTCGGTCTGCTGGTTGTCattcttaattttgaattaattagcaattaaaatgTCAGAACCTTGTATTTGTCCTTATCTATTTACctttcaaaaagattttttttttattctatattcATCAAAGAATAATACATGCAACTAACCGATAAGATTTGGACAGTTCCATAACTTGAATGAGTAATGAGTAAACCTTGTCAATGAGGAAATTGACCTATGATGGATTTGCTGACCGTATAAatcttcaagatcatgcagccaAGAATTAATGGATTACCAAAACATATTCTTGGGATCTATTGTCATATGTTTTCATCCTTGTATATATTATTATTGTAAGCAAGTGTACACAAATAGTATTAAAGAATATGCAAAcctacttttcaaaaaaaaaaaaaaaaaaggaatatgcAAACCTCCTCATTGTAGTAGGCTAAGAGAGGATTTTTTCTGTAACTTTCCTTTCTATAGATTCAAGAACAAACTGAGAGAAAACTAGTTATGCTGGTAAAACAAATGTAACTTGAgcacataaaaaaatttgaatccaaAAGTTTCATTCTTGACTGTCATTGGTAGAGATAACAAAAAGATTTACAGTTAAAATTTGGTTTAGTTTCTTGGATGGAGCTAATTGCTTGGTGTTGTGGGTGCAGCATGTGGAACAAGCGGGGCACTGTATGCATTGCTGGAGTACTTCACATGTTGTCATTGGATATACTCATGCTGCTACCGGTCGAAGATGAGGGCACAACTCCACCTTGCAGAGAGGCCATGCAATGACTGCCTTGTCCATTGCTGTTGCGAATCTTGTGCTCTTTGCCAGGAATACCGAGAGCTCAAGAATCGTGGTTTTGACATGACCATAGGTATTTCACCTttgttcttcatatatatatatatatatatatatatatatatatatatatatatatatgtatatatatatatatatatgtatatcgacAAAATATCTTTTGAGAAAAATGTGTTTATATATCTGTTTTCTATCTCAAATATCCAGTGCTATGTTTTTCAAAGGTAAGGAATTCTTATTATTTGGAGTTCTTGTGGCAGGGTGGCATGCAAACATGGCAAGACGGGGAATGATTGTACCACCAG
Proteins encoded in this region:
- the LOC105053166 gene encoding cell number regulator 10, whose product is MYPPKPNEYYPSPGPAMPPPPMGAANQYYPPAPNTLAVTQEPQPWSTGLCDCTDDCGNCCMTCFCPCITFGRIAEIVDQGATSCGTSGALYALLEYFTCCHWIYSCCYRSKMRAQLHLAERPCNDCLVHCCCESCALCQEYRELKNRGFDMTIGWHANMARRGMIVPPVMQGSMMR